One segment of Curtobacterium poinsettiae DNA contains the following:
- a CDS encoding peroxiredoxin produces the protein MALEIGSLAPDFELPNQFGEHVRLSDFRGNRPVALVFFPLAFSSGCTNELCTLQDNITMFQDQRIELLGISVDSKATLRSFAETNGYDFELLADFWPHGAVSKEYGVFLEQKGFATRATFVIDVQGRIKASIITEPGLQRDVAEYRAALDRLAACSAPVPVG, from the coding sequence ATGGCACTGGAGATCGGCTCACTCGCGCCGGACTTCGAGCTCCCGAACCAGTTCGGTGAGCACGTCCGACTCAGCGACTTCCGCGGCAACCGCCCGGTCGCACTCGTCTTCTTCCCGCTGGCGTTCTCGTCCGGGTGCACGAACGAGCTCTGCACCCTGCAGGACAACATCACGATGTTCCAGGACCAGCGCATCGAGCTCCTCGGCATCTCGGTCGACTCGAAGGCGACGCTCCGGTCGTTCGCCGAGACGAACGGCTACGACTTCGAGCTGCTCGCCGACTTCTGGCCGCACGGCGCGGTCTCGAAGGAGTACGGCGTGTTCCTCGAGCAGAAGGGCTTCGCCACGCGCGCGACCTTCGTCATCGACGTGCAGGGTCGGATCAAGGCCTCGATCATCACCGAGCCCGGCCTGCAGCGCGACGTTGCCGAGTACAGGGCGGCCCTCGACCGGCTCGCCGCCTGCTCGGCACCTGTCCCCGTCGGCTAG
- a CDS encoding alpha/beta fold hydrolase, with protein sequence MHAIDTDPRGHGVTAAAYAPYPVRVTPGTWGLTRTVVEAPTGPVVVHHRAGPDPLLLLHGVAGSWSTWTPLLHAAQGVGDRGLVLVDLPGWGSSPAPDGPLGLDAVTGAVSAVLGALGLGAVDVVGHSMGAFVGLHLAVVAPERVRSLALVSGTTVATAGAARHPVRAIRTLPAFTLLRAGLTVTGGAARPLLRGIARVGLLPLVAAPVFTHVRRLDPSVLEAFVEELRPEQFTEAARSAAAYDVDRWRAVTCPVTAIAGRDDVFARVSDLEALRVLVPQVRTVLLDDCGHFAHVERPDAVARELRLR encoded by the coding sequence GTGCACGCCATCGACACCGACCCACGTGGTCACGGGGTCACCGCTGCTGCGTACGCCCCGTACCCGGTGCGCGTCACGCCCGGCACCTGGGGGCTGACCCGCACGGTCGTGGAGGCCCCGACCGGGCCCGTCGTGGTGCACCACCGCGCCGGCCCGGACCCGCTCCTGCTGCTGCACGGCGTCGCCGGCTCCTGGTCGACGTGGACACCCTTGCTGCACGCCGCACAGGGCGTCGGGGACCGCGGGCTGGTGCTCGTCGACCTGCCCGGCTGGGGGTCCTCGCCGGCGCCGGACGGTCCGCTCGGGCTCGACGCCGTCACGGGTGCCGTGTCGGCGGTCCTCGGCGCGCTGGGTCTCGGCGCGGTCGACGTGGTCGGGCACTCGATGGGCGCGTTCGTCGGGTTGCACCTGGCGGTGGTGGCGCCCGAGCGGGTGCGGTCGCTCGCCCTGGTCTCCGGCACCACGGTCGCGACGGCCGGTGCGGCTCGGCACCCCGTCCGCGCGATCCGCACGCTGCCGGCGTTCACCCTGCTGCGTGCGGGCCTCACGGTGACCGGGGGCGCCGCTCGTCCGCTGCTCCGGGGGATCGCCCGGGTCGGTCTGTTGCCGCTCGTCGCGGCGCCGGTGTTCACGCACGTGCGACGCCTGGACCCGAGCGTGCTCGAGGCCTTCGTCGAGGAACTCCGGCCGGAGCAGTTCACCGAGGCGGCGCGGTCGGCGGCTGCGTACGACGTCGACCGGTGGCGCGCCGTCACCTGCCCGGTGACGGCGATCGCCGGGCGCGACGACGTGTTCGCCCGCGTCTCGGACCTCGAGGCGCTGCGGGTGCTCGTGCCACAGGTCCGGACGGTGTTGCTCGACGACTGCGGGCACT